A genomic segment from Solenopsis invicta isolate M01_SB chromosome 5, UNIL_Sinv_3.0, whole genome shotgun sequence encodes:
- the LOC105205696 gene encoding EEF1A lysine methyltransferase 1, with protein MSDSDDDQPQLSSSTLAALQEFLKEKEERENLLKRISEEDQVPDTPFDEDWQLSQFWYNDDTIEAFVQGALNSTPTNGRIALVSCPTLYSRLKRECGERQIRLFEYDSRFKIFGADFIQYDYKFPLDVPRNMSSQFDLVIADPPFLSEECLTKSAVTIKFLTKRNIVLCTGAIMAELAERLLDVRKCDFIPGHKNNLANEFYCYSNFNFDKNLK; from the exons ATGAGCGACAGCGATGACGATCAGCCGCAATTGAGTTCGAGTACGCTTGCCGCGCTGCAAGAATTCCTGAAGGAAAAGGAAGAGCGAGAGAATTTGCTGAAACGCATATCTGAGGAGGATCAGGTGCCGGATACTCCCTTCGACGAGGACTGG CAACTGAGCCAATTTTGGTACAATGACGATACGATAGAGGCTTTTGTTCAAGGTGCTTTAAACTCCACACCAACAAATGGAAGGATCGCTCTGGTCTCTTGTCCGACGCTTTATAGTAGATTGAAGAGGGAGTGCGGTGAACGgcaaa TCAGGCTGTTTGAATATGACAGTCGTTTCAAGATATTCGGTGCAGATTTTATACAGTATGACTACAAGTTTCCTCTGGATGTGCCCAGGAACATGTCTAGTCAATTTGACCTGGTTATAGCTGATCCACCGTTTCTTTCAGAGGAGTGTCTAACGAAATCGGCGGTGACAATAAAATTTCTGACTAAGAGAAATATTGTACTCTGCACAG GTGCTATTATGGCGGAACTGGCAGAGAGACTGTTGGATGTCagaaaatgtgattttattcCAGGTCATAAGAACAATTTGGCAAACGAATTTTACTGTtactcaaattttaattttgacaaaaatttgaaatga
- the LOC105205695 gene encoding dentin sialophosphoprotein produces the protein MIDGNISMEEDTELRDLVVQTLESNGVLAKIRAELRASVFLALEEQDSVMNPEPLLNKTVKQYLSNSEGKLLFSLVREFLEYFGLDYTISVYDPETYFGKEYNYVGRNKLCEELGIDSTEPLLGEILKNSINGAFNSSQKNKTSSRHDETDEATTNFANATFEVSVPKIIHNESVSSNDNDSSEKLESISEQSPKVPINVTITDKKCKDPPTGADVVTDTSDYDKHQSSLRESTTDTDRIEGNRNNNVNFDKSTANPHGTRTVTSDAARETDSTVTSNQTSPLNKSESLIKFDDSVVIDTQANQNEDVTKQNSINSLELSIENNVQSKKPVNAGSNFGKTIYFDEIIVGGERKNVSTMNKAEPFLEGLPTINQKANSIFSDLPPLNGKKANINDLKELMDIGLATDGIDNYEEDFVSSASGSANEQSPTKEPDKVDSPLKLRTKKEEKPQSARTEDLSEEIEEVDEILSSTSCLRNKLENWFQDPAKDQKSRQMILCRLQQMVKESRDESRNSNDPENKRQSSSSRNIVSCHTNVCNKDLCNDYVCYRCKHFLEIPRNLSQPCRNGASSFQCKNELNLVQAIVWLKASIATASQIPLEQLQQLFNRLSIAHDEHHCEDEPTDAEQLRSPVELPTHNRIALEGTRDSGEALNSSNISIVTYDTSQNKLSGSYTGSEVTQNKFVNFVSTNNLNESPIVLSSIIEGMDTESNFSENLEHTINISCSIPEHQSFDYKNNKEYLPRNASIKQINEEIIGKKRSFEKSHTDVSNNHVFNSPLRNQSDLFDLKSNFIGECRILMRSQSNSVNEVSQSNGSPNNFIITPKSFSQVSNNLGDDPLLLDDFSPWQAWNCTAGNSIEDSAYSTLHINNQFNCNTIVGEGPTAANKHIPDTEQSCKKKTMNKTQEVLRLTNETLTSNDSPKSLIITQEDIYQRSCVHNDENSKFISICDEQISDIISEISENDAPVTAQFINSENSIAMPYENPLEMENNNEDEMISADWLNFTLESLCIDRVIHTPIKVIISTLCDRGTAEEYLIRERQKKKRNCWKGSLEEQAVNAVLNMSDILTTEKKPNVCIEIIMKEITKTLNGMMARRQSYKVHITQTSVWIHCVHMILEFCNSLPICVKVIDYLITKLESFRSILTNAEKDQKKTFAMINQMHLVFYMLNITLQKYRTIIPCDERSRFVEKMVPHVADLWKMCYIDKELEHAGIDLDAAEKRWLNVLENSMVVFPKHYVQFAEKSLSLVHVLISQSSTRVT, from the exons aTGATAGACGGGAACATCTCGATGGAGGAGGACACGGAATTGCGGGACCTGGTGGTACAGACCCTGGAGAGTAACGGCGTCCTCGCTAAGATACGG GCGGAACTCAGGGCGAGCGTGTTTCTGGCACTCGAGGAACAGGATTCTGTTATG AATCCTGAGCCACTTCTCAACAAAACTGTAAAGCAGTACCTGTCTAATTCGGAAGGAAAATTATTGTTTTCCTTGGTTCGCGAGTTCCTAGAATACTTTGGTCTTGATTACACAATATCGGTGTATGATCCAGAAACGTACTTTGGAAAGGAATATAACTATGTAGGGAGAAATAAATTGTGTGAGGAGTTAGGTATCGATTCAACCGAGCCATTGCTGGGAGAGATTCTCAAGAATAGCATCAATGGTGCCTTCAATAGTTCACAAAag AATAAAACTAGCAGCAGACACGACGAAACAGATGAAGCCACAACAAATTTCGCGAATGCTACATTCGAAGTGTCTGTTCCCAAAATAATCCACAATGAATCTGTATCGTCGAACGATAATGATTCCTCCGAAAAACTAGAGAGCATTTCCGAGCAGAGTCCAAAAGTTCCAATAAATGTGACAATAACGGACAAAAAATGCAAAGATCCGCCGACTGGCGCCGATGTCGTGACGGACACGTCGGATTACGATAAGCATCAATCTTCTCTCAGGGAGAGTACAACGGATACTGATCGAATTGAAGGTAACCGGaacaataatgtaaattttgatAAGAGCACCGCGAATCCACACGGCACCCGCACGGTGACGAGCGACGCGGCACGGGAGACTGATAGTACCGTTACGTCTAATCAAACCAGTCCATTAAACAAATCCGAGTCCTTAATTAAGTTCGACGACTCTGTAGTGATCGACACGCAAGCAAATCAAAATGAGGATGTAACTAAGCAAAACAGTATAAATAGTTTGGAGCTAAGTATAGAGAATAATGTACAAAGTAAAAAGCCAGTTAATGCAGGAAGCAACTTTGGGAAAACGATTTATTTTGACGAGATAATCGTCGGCGGTGAACGGAAGAATGTTAGTACAATGAATAAAGCTGAGCCTTTTTTGGAAGGTTTGCCGACCATAAATCAGAAAGCTAATTCTATATTTAGCGATTTGCCGCCATTGAACGGTAAAAAGGCTAACATTAACGATCTAAAAGAATTAATGGACATTGGGCTTg CTACAGACGGCATAGATAACTATGAAGAAGACTTTGTGTCGTCTGCGTCGGGTAGCGCAAACGAGCAAAGTCCCACTAAGGAGCCGGACAAGGTAGACAGTCCTCTTAAATTACGAacgaagaaagaggaaaagcCTCAAAGTGCCCGTACTGAAGATTTGAGTGAGGAAATCGAAGAGGTGGACGAGATCTTGAGTAGTACCTCTTGC TTGCgtaataaattggaaaattggTTTCAAGATCCAGCGAAAGATCAGAAGTCGAGACAAATGATTCTTTGCAGATTACAGCAAATGGTAAAGGAATCTCGTGATGAGAGTCGTAATTCAAATGACCCAG AAAATAAGAGACAATCATCCTCAAGTAGAAATATTGTATCTTGTCATACAAATGTTTGCAACAAAGATTTGTGCAATGACTATGTGTGTTACCGttgtaaacattttttggaaatacCCCGTAATTTGTCTCAGCCATGCAGAAATGGAGCATCCAGCTTTCAATGCAAGAACGAGTTGAATTTAGTTCAGGCTATTGTCTGGTTAAAGGCCTCGATTGCAACTGCCTCTCAAATACCACTTGAACAATTGCAACAGCTATTTAATAGACTGTCGATTGCACATGATGAACATCATTGTGAAGATGAACCTACTGATGCTGAACAATTGAGATCTCCTGTGGAGCTACCGACACATAATAGGATAGCcctt GAAGGAACGAGGGATTCCGGCGAAGCGTTGAACTCTTCAAATATTTCCATCGTGACGTACGATACATCTCAAAATAAGCTCAGCGGTTCATACACAGGGTCTGAAGttacacaaaataaatttgttaattttgtgtCGACGAACAATTTGAATGAATCGCCTATTGTGTTATCTTCAATAATTGAAG gAATGGATACGGAGTCAAACTTCAGTGAAAATCTTGAGCATACTATCAATATATCCTGTAGTATACCTGAGCATCAAAgctttgattataaaaataataaagaatatttgcCAAGAAATGCCAGTATCAAGCAGATAAACGAGGAAATAATCGGGAAGAAACGTAGCTTCGAAAAAAGTCACACTGACGTTTCAAATAATCATGTATTTAATTCACCACTGAGAAACCAATCTGATTTATTTGAcctaaaaagtaattttattggaGAATGTAGAATCTTAATGAGAAGCCAAAGTAATTCTGTCAATGAGGTGTCACAATCTAATGGCAGtccaaacaattttattataactccAAAAAGTTTCTCTCAAGTGTCAAATAATCTTGGTGATGATCCCCTCCTACTTGATGATTTTAGTCCTTGGCAAGCATGGAATTGCACAGCCGGAAATTCAATCGAGGACAGCGCATATAGTACTTTACATataaacaatcaatttaattgcAATACTATAGTAGGAGAGGGACCCACTGCCGCTAATAAACACATACCGGATACTGAACAATCTTGCAAAAAGAAGACTATGAATAAGACACAAGAGGTCTTGCGTTTGACTAACGAGACATTGACATCCAATGATAGTCCGAAAAGTCTTATCATAACTCAAGAAGATATCTATCAAAGGTCATGCGTTCATAATGATGAGAATTCCAAATTTATCAGTATTTGCGACGAGCAAATAAGCGATATCATATCGGAAATTTCGGAAAATGATGCTCCAGTGACCGCGCAGTTTATAAATTCGGAAAATAGTATTGCAATGCCTTACGAAAATCCATTGGAAATGGAAAACAACAATGAAGACGAAATGATTTCTGCCGATTGGTTGAACTTCACTCTGGAGTCGTTATGTATCGATCGTGTAATTCACACACCGATCAAAGTGATCATCTCGACGCTCTGCGACAGGGGAACGGCGGAGGAGTATTTAATAAGAGAACGACAAAAAAAGAAGCGCAATTGTTGGAAAGGTAGTTTGGAGGAACAAGCTGTAAATGCAGTACTCAATATGTCTGATATTCTTACAACAGAGAAAAAGCCCAATGTCtgtatagaaataattatgaaggaaaTAACGAAAACTTTGAACGGGATGATGGCACGGAGACAGTCGTATAAAGTACATATTACTCag aCATCTGTGTGGATACATTGTGTACACATGATTTTGGAGTTTTGTAATTCATTACCGATATGCGTCAAGGTGATCGATTATTTGATAACGAAATTAGAATCGTTTCGATCTATATTGACCAATGCAGAGAAAGATCAGAAGAAGACCTTTGCCATGATAAATCAAATGCATCTCGTATTTTACATGTTAAACATCACTCTACAAAAATATCGTACAATTATACCATGTGATGAAAGATCTCGATTTGTGGAAAAAATGGTACCACACGTCGCAGATCTTTGGAAAATGTGTTACATTGACAAGGAGCTCGAACATGCAGGTATAGACCTGGATGCCGCGGAGAAGCGATGGTTAAATGTTTTGGAAAATAGTATGGTAGTTTTTCCGAAGCATTACGTGCAATTTGCCGAAAAATCGCTTTCACTAGTCCATGTGCTAATCTCACAATCTAGCACAAGGGtaacataa
- the LOC105205694 gene encoding mitochondrial import inner membrane translocase subunit Tim13-B isoform X1: MKMDTLSTGNLSSSQQEFVQQVKQQIAVANAQELLQKMTEKCFKKCIGKPGTSLDSSEQKCIAMCMDRYMDSFNLVSKTYSERLQRESNRM, translated from the exons ATGAAGATGGACACGTTGTCGACAGGGAACTTATCGAGTTCGCAGCAGGAGTTCGTGCAGCAGGTGAAGCAACAAATAGCGGTCGCCAATGCCCAAGAACTGCTCCAG AAAATGACGgagaaatgtttcaaaaaatgcATAGGCAAACCGGGCACTTCGCTGGACAGCTCGGAACAG AAATGCATAGCGATGTGTATGGATCGATACATGGATTCGTTTAATCTTGTGTCAAAAACGTACAGTGAACGACTTCAAAGAGAAAGCAACAGaatgtaa
- the LOC105205694 gene encoding uncharacterized protein LOC105205694 isoform X2, translating to MWFSSKAVLWANGNRISELIEFAAGVRAAGEATNSGRQCPRTAPENDGEMFQKMHRQTGHFAGQLGTEMHSDVYGSIHGFV from the exons ATGTGGTTCAGCAGCAAAGCGGTCCTGTGGGCGAACGGCAACAGAATTTC GGAACTTATCGAGTTCGCAGCAGGAGTTCGTGCAGCAGGTGAAGCAACAAATAGCGGTCGCCAATGCCCAAGAACTGCTCCAG AAAATGACGgagaaatgtttcaaaaaatgcATAGGCAAACCGGGCACTTCGCTGGACAGCTCGGAACAG AAATGCATAGCGATGTGTATGGATCGATACATGGATTCGTTTAA
- the LOC105205693 gene encoding venom acid phosphatase Acph-1, which produces MARLHFICITFAICICVLPSLAMPHLKLVQVLFAHKLYAPWENDAEINETSIPETLSYESFISAAINIPMDSEIKLYNLGMYLRKAYDKFLGDIYTPEITKTQTTEHTLSILSAQLVNTALWPPATDQMWIENFHWQPIPNDYLKVKEDTLMLGFLCPNFISQINQVLQTNETREILTWYQPLFDHLSKYTGRNISIPSDVALLYATLETMANRNDMLPNWATDVFPDGSMYNVTLLEYDLLSMTPLQRQLNGGTLLGEIIGNSLKYIVGDIPKERKMMLYSGDARNIVGILKNLNLWSPHIPNEAAALIFELYFDNDTNTYGIKINYYTDIDDTIIVLSLPNCADICPLQTLINATIDLIPRDSRSLCGWSTENLIKTKDQLSEKEFNSSIYNKSVSNWNKNLIFIILSFSVAIYI; this is translated from the exons ATGGCCAGGCtacattttatttgcattacatTCGCAATATGTATCTGCGTACTTCCCAGTTTAGCTATGCCACACTTAAAATTAGTGCAAGTT CTGTTCGCACATAAGTTGTACGCGCCGTGGGAAAACGATGCGGAAATAAACGAGACCAGCATCCCGGAAACTTTATCGTACGAATCCTTCATTTCTGCCGCAATAAACATACCAATG GATTCTGAGATAAAATTGTACAATCTTGGGATGTATTTGCGCAAAGCCTACGACAAATTTTTAGGCGACATATATACGCCTGAAATTACAAAGACACAAACGACGGAACATACCTTGTCCATCTTATCGGCCCAACTTGTTAACACTGCCTTGTGGCCTCCTGCGACAGATCAAATGTGGATTGAAAATTTTCACTGGCAACCAATACCAAATG ACTATCTGAAAGTGAAAGAAGATACATTGATGCTAGGTTTTCTGTgcccaaattttatttcacaaataaatCAAGTGTTGCAAACAAACGAAACGAGGGAGATATTAACATGGTACCAACCTTTGTTTGATCATCTTTCTAAATACACTGGAAGAAATATCAGCATTCCATCGGACGTGGCTCTTTTGTATGCTACTTTAGAAACAATG gCAAACAGAAATGATATGTTGCCGAATTGGGCGACTGACGTATTTCCTGATGGTTCAATGTACAACGTCACCTTATTGGAGTACGATCTACTTTCGATGACTCCTCTGCAGAGGCAATTGAATGGTGGAACCCTTTTAGGAGAGATTATAGGTAATTCCCTGAAGTATATAGTGGGTGATATACCTAAGGAACGAAAAATGATGTTATACAGCGGAGACGCGAGAAACATCGTTGGGATTCTGAAGAATCTTAATCTTTGGTCGCCTCATATTCCTAATGAGGCGGCTGCGTTAATATTTGAATTGTACTTCGATAATGATACGAATACTTACGGAATAAAG attAATTATTATACGGACATCGACGACACAATAATTGTTTTATCGCTGCCAAATTGCGCGGACATATGTCCACTGCAGACTTTAATAAACGCCACTATCGATCTAATACCTCGGGACTCGCGATCTTTATGTGGCTGGTCTACTGAGAACTTAATAAAAACGAAAGATCAATTGTCGGAGAAAGAATTTAACTCATCGATTTACAATAAATCCGTTTCTAattggaacaaaaatttaatatttattatattatcattttctgtagctatttatatttaa
- the LOC105205853 gene encoding uncharacterized protein LOC105205853: MVSCHIFVTYLSIAIISLNAILITASPSELKLINVVFRHGDRTPDNNGREMFPNDPYINYSFYPTGLGQLTAEGKKHEYRLGKFLRTRYNDFLGSLYTPNLVVARSSDFERTKMSLQLVLASLFPPKYLQRWNPALNWQPIPMSYTPRIDDNIILADECPQFLAEYDRILSSPEGQAKIGQFKELMGNLTKLTGKEIKTVEDLYFLYQTFIAESSLGLPLPEWAYDYFPYGQLFDGIVASYKLNNFTPLIRRLNAGPMIRTMTDNMIAAQNPTVAPKTKIYLYSAHETNIAGMLHALGVYKPHVPEYSSAVIMELQQIEQEYYVKLVYYQGIPPIIKDLTIPGCDTLCPFDQFLDLMEDLIPSDEEMICDKRQTPSFAGTEYPIGLQNLLENLIKRSAIEESATRLSLPLNAIEFSSNMVSFRILDNYLSVGLVISLNAILLAGAQPELKLVNVVFRHGDRTPDNNGYEMYPKDPYLKYSFFPEGLGQLTNRGKMREYELGKVLRSRYQNFLGDLYLPQLVMASSSDYDRTKMSLQLVLASLFPPINVRQQWNHALNWQPIPTTYLPRVDDNFFLPDECPQFLNEYDRVLNLPETKKRMSQFKDMMSKLTKLTGKKIEKPLDMYYLYHTFVAESFMNLTLPEWAYNYFPNGTLFDGIVAAYNIANYTPLLRRLYAGPVIRVILENMLAIRNADPSKTKIHLYSGHETNIATLLHAFKVYKPHVPEYSSAVILELLQQNNQYYVKLLHYRGIPSIIDELTIPGCETLCPFDKFSTLTRNLIPSDEELICDKRQTPDYANTKYPATLENMTYDLIKLINLIDR, from the exons ATGGTTTCGTgtcatatttttgttacttatttaTCGATTGCTATTATCAGTCTGAATGCAATTTTGATTACAGCCTCGCCGTCTgagcttaaattaattaatgtg GTATTCAGACATGGAGATCGAACACCCGATAACAATGGTCGCGAAATGTTTCCGAATGATCCGTATATAAATTATTCCTTCTATCCGACAGGTCTCGGACAATTGACCGCA GAGGGCAAGAAACACGAGTATAGACTGGGAAAATTTTTACGTACTAGATACAATGACTTTCTCGGCAGTTTATACACCCCAAATCTTGTCGTAGCTCGTAGTTCGGATTTCGAAAGAACAAAAATGTCTCTGCAACTTGTTCTCGCTAGTTTGTTCCCGCCGAAATATTTACAGCGATGGAATCCCGCTTTAAATTGGCAACCGATCCCAATGTCATATACACCACGTATCGATGACAATATCATCTTAGCTGACGAGTGTCCGCA GTTCCTCGCAGAATACGATCGAATATTGAGCTCACCTGAAGGGCAAGCGAAGATCGGCCAATTCAAAGAACTGATGGGCAACTTGACGAAACTGACCGGGAAAGAAATAAAGACAGTAGAGGACCTTTACTTTCTTTATCAGACTTTTATAGCCGAGTCTTCCTTGGGATTGCCTCTTCCCGAATGGGCGTATGACTATTTTCCTTATGGACAGTTGTTCGATGGAATTGTAGCTTCATACAAACTTAATAATTTCACTCCTTTAATAAGAAGATTAAATGCTG GTCCAATGATCCGTACTATGACGGACAATATGATAGCTGCGCAAAATCCAACCGTTGCGCCGAAaacgaaaatttatttatacagtgCTCACGAAACCAACATTGCAGGTATGTTGCACGCGTTGGGCGTGTACAAGCCGCATGTACCCGAATATTCTAGTGCAGTCATCATGGAACTGCAGCAGATCGAGCAAGAGTATTACGTGAAG cTCGTGTATTATCAAGGCATTCCACCAATTATTAAAGATCTCACAATCCCAGGTTGCGACACATTGTGTCCCTTTGATCAATTTTTGGATCTAATGGAAGATTTGATCCCGTCCGACGAGGAGATGATTTGTGATAAGAGACAGACTCCGAGTTTTGCCGGCACCGAATATCCCATCGGCTTGCAGAATCTCCTGGAGAACTTAATTAAGAGATCGGCAATCGAGGAGAGCGCTACGCGA CTTAGTCTACCGCTGAACGCCATCGAGT TTTCCAGCAACATGGTCTCGTTCCGTATACTCGACAATTATTTATCAGTTGGTCTCGTCATCAGTTTAAATGCTATTCTACTCGCAGGTGCGCAACCGGAGCTTAAGTTAGTCAACGTG GTATTTAGGCATGGCGATCGGACACCTGATAATAATGGATATGAAATGTATCCGAAGGatccatatttaaaatattccttCTTTCCTGAGGGTTTAGGGCAGTTAACCAAT cGGGGCAAGATGCGCGAGTATGAATTAGGAAAAGTTTTGCGCAGCAGATATCAAAATTTCCTGGGAGATCTGTATTTGCCACAACTCGTCATGGCTAGCAGCTCCGATTACGATAGAACGAAAATGTCTCTGCAACTGGTCCTCGCCTCATTGTTTCCTCCAATAAATGTACGACAACAGTGGAATCATGCTTTAAACTGGCAGCCGATTCCGACCACATACTTGCCACGTGTTGATGATAATTTCTTTTTGCCTGACGAGTGTCCGCA ATTCCTTAACGAGTACGATCGAGTGCTGAATTTGCCTGAAACGAAAAAACGAATGTCGCAATTCAAGGATATGATGAGTAAATTAACGAAACTGACCGGCAAGAAGATCGAGAAGCCACTTGATATGTATTATTTGTATCATACTTTCGTAGCGGAGTCATTCATGAATTTGACTCTTCCTGAATGGGCATACAATTATTTCCCGAATGGTACGCTATTCGACGGGATTGTAGCTGcttataatattgcaaattatacTCCTTTATTAAGGAGGCTGTATGCTG GCCCGGTAATACGCGTCATATTGGAGAACATGTTAGCTATACGAAATGCAGACCCATCGAAAACGAAAATTCATTTATACAGTGGTCATGAAACCAATATCGCGACATTATTACATGCATTCAAAGTGTACAAACCTCATGTACCTGAATATTCTAGCGCAGTTATTCTAGAATTGTTACAACAAAACAATCAGTATTATGTAAAA ctCTTACACTATCGCGGCATTCCATCGATTATTGACGAACTTACAATCCCAGGTTGCGAAACTCTTTGTCCTTTTGACAAGTTTTCAACTCTAACTCGAAACTTGATTCCATCTGACGAGGAATTGATTTGCGACAAGAGACAGACTCCAGATTACGCAAACACGAAATATCCTGCTACCTTGGAAAATATGACGtacgatttaataaaattaataaatttaatagataGATAA